Proteins from a single region of Butyrivibrio fibrisolvens:
- the purE gene encoding 5-(carboxyamino)imidazole ribonucleotide mutase — MAQVGIVMGSDSDMPVMAKAADILEELGISYEMHIISAHREPQEFFDYANSAEEKGYKVIIAGAGMAAHLPGMCAAIFPLPVIGIPMHTTSLGGRDSLYSIVQMPTGIPVATVAINGGANAGILAAKILATSDPELLKRLKDYSASLKESVIAKDEKLSKVGYKNY; from the coding sequence ATGGCACAGGTTGGTATTGTAATGGGATCGGATTCTGATATGCCGGTCATGGCAAAGGCGGCAGATATTCTCGAAGAACTTGGAATATCTTATGAGATGCATATTATATCTGCACACAGAGAACCTCAGGAATTTTTTGATTATGCAAACAGCGCTGAGGAGAAGGGATATAAGGTTATCATAGCCGGAGCCGGTATGGCAGCTCATCTTCCGGGAATGTGCGCAGCAATCTTCCCGCTTCCTGTAATAGGAATCCCTATGCATACAACATCACTTGGCGGACGTGATTCTCTTTATTCTATAGTACAGATGCCTACGGGTATTCCTGTAGCTACAGTTGCAATCAACGGGGGCGCTAATGCCGGGATTCTTGCAGCTAAGATCCTTGCAACAAGTGATCCTGAGCTCCTTAAGAGATTAAAAGACTATTCAGCTTCTCTTAAAGAAAGCGTTATTGCAAAAGATGAGAAGCTTTCCAAGGTTGGATACAAGAACTATTGA
- the purN gene encoding phosphoribosylglycinamide formyltransferase, which translates to MLKIAVCVSGGGTNLQAIIDGIESGVIKDTEIVLVFSNNPNAYALERAKKAGIPAVCKSPKTYPSREEFNKDFLDTLVNANPDLVVLAGCMVVIPKEIVRAFPNRIINIHPALIPSFCGQGYYGLHVHEKVLERGVRVTGATVHFVDEGTDTGPIILQKAVMVEQGDTPEILQKRVMEQAEWKIMPRAINLIAQGKVKVEDRKVIIDGYDSNDL; encoded by the coding sequence ATGCTGAAGATAGCTGTATGCGTATCAGGGGGAGGAACCAACCTTCAGGCGATAATTGATGGCATTGAATCAGGTGTCATCAAAGATACCGAGATCGTACTTGTCTTTTCAAATAATCCAAATGCATATGCTCTTGAAAGAGCAAAGAAAGCCGGAATCCCGGCAGTTTGCAAGTCTCCTAAGACTTATCCTTCAAGAGAAGAATTTAATAAAGACTTCCTTGATACACTTGTAAACGCAAATCCTGATCTTGTTGTTCTTGCAGGTTGCATGGTAGTTATACCAAAAGAAATAGTAAGAGCATTTCCTAACCGTATCATCAATATACATCCTGCTCTTATTCCTTCTTTCTGTGGTCAGGGCTATTATGGACTCCATGTTCATGAAAAGGTTCTTGAAAGAGGCGTGAGAGTTACAGGAGCAACCGTTCATTTTGTTGATGAAGGTACAGACACAGGTCCGATCATTTTGCAGAAGGCTGTTATGGTTGAACAGGGGGATACACCCGAGATACTTCAAAAGCGTGTAATGGAGCAGGCTGAGTGGAAGATCATGCCAAGAGCAATTAATTTAATAGCTCAGGGCAAAGTAAAAGTTGAAGATAGAAAAGTTATAATTGACGGATATGATTCAAACGATCTGTAA
- the purD gene encoding phosphoribosylamine--glycine ligase — protein sequence MKVLVVGGGGREHAMVEAISRSKQVDKIYCAPGNAGIAKLAECVPYGVMDFDKIGEFAKENGVDLVVCSQDDPLCAGIVDALEEKGLRVFGTRKNAAIIEGSKAFSKNLMKKYSIPTASYETFTDADKAKEYLKTKAKFPIVLKADGLALGKGVLICQNLEEALSGVDEIMLDKKFGSAGNEMVIEEFMTGREVSVLAFVDGKHIKLMSSSQDHKRAGDGDTGLNTGGMGTFSPSPFYTEEINKIACETIYQKTVDAMAAEGREFKGVLYFGLMMTADGPKVVEYNTRFGDPETQVVLPRMKTDIIDVMNAVIDGTLDKIDLEFEDKAAVCVVLASEGYPVKYEKGKVISGLDSFDGMKDGYCFHAGTKFDEQGRVVTNGGRVLGITAKGNTLKEARENAYKLTELVSFEGKYMRHDIGKALDEI from the coding sequence ATGAAAGTCCTTGTAGTCGGTGGGGGCGGTCGCGAACATGCGATGGTCGAAGCAATTTCCAGAAGTAAACAGGTTGATAAGATTTATTGTGCACCAGGTAATGCAGGTATTGCAAAACTTGCAGAGTGCGTACCATACGGTGTAATGGATTTTGATAAAATTGGAGAATTCGCCAAAGAAAATGGCGTTGATCTTGTTGTATGCAGCCAGGACGACCCGCTTTGTGCAGGAATCGTAGATGCCCTTGAAGAAAAGGGTCTAAGAGTTTTTGGAACAAGAAAGAATGCTGCTATCATTGAGGGAAGTAAAGCTTTTTCAAAAAATCTTATGAAAAAGTATAGTATTCCAACAGCATCTTACGAGACATTTACAGACGCCGATAAGGCTAAGGAATATCTTAAGACAAAAGCCAAGTTCCCTATAGTATTAAAGGCTGACGGACTTGCTCTTGGTAAAGGTGTTCTTATCTGTCAGAATCTCGAAGAGGCGCTTAGCGGCGTTGATGAGATCATGCTTGATAAGAAGTTTGGAAGTGCAGGTAATGAGATGGTCATCGAGGAATTCATGACCGGAAGAGAAGTATCTGTTCTTGCATTCGTAGATGGAAAGCATATTAAACTCATGAGTTCTTCTCAGGATCATAAGAGAGCAGGAGATGGAGACACAGGCCTTAACACAGGTGGCATGGGTACATTTTCTCCAAGTCCTTTCTATACAGAAGAGATCAACAAGATCGCATGTGAGACAATCTATCAGAAGACTGTTGATGCTATGGCAGCTGAAGGTAGAGAGTTCAAGGGAGTGCTCTACTTTGGTCTTATGATGACAGCTGATGGACCAAAGGTTGTTGAATATAACACAAGATTTGGTGATCCTGAAACTCAGGTCGTGCTTCCACGCATGAAAACTGATATAATAGATGTCATGAATGCTGTAATTGACGGCACTCTTGATAAAATAGATCTTGAATTTGAAGATAAGGCAGCCGTTTGCGTAGTACTTGCATCTGAAGGATATCCTGTTAAGTATGAAAAAGGTAAAGTTATTTCAGGCCTTGATTCGTTTGATGGTATGAAAGACGGATATTGTTTCCATGCAGGAACTAAGTTTGACGAACAAGGACGTGTAGTTACAAATGGAGGCCGAGTGCTTGGCATTACAGCTAAAGGTAATACACTTAAAGAAGCCAGGGAGAACGCATATAAGCTTACAGAGCTTGTAAGCTTTGAAGGCAAATATATGCGTCATGACATCGGTAAAGCACTTGATGAGATCTGA
- a CDS encoding DUF6142 family protein, which yields MSNRVEPWGQKPWNKNPWAKDTGETYHAHKHKKKKKKHFRLRALMFKRRYIFTDNVHPRKGILSFILSVIAAFALVSCVKAAFDAGGQADIKYGVAVFLAFGYSIAGLVLGILAMKQKKIFKIFPALGIIINTLNILIVVFLTVMGSI from the coding sequence TTGAGTAACAGAGTAGAACCGTGGGGTCAGAAACCATGGAATAAGAATCCATGGGCGAAGGATACCGGAGAGACTTACCACGCACATAAACACAAAAAGAAAAAGAAAAAACACTTCCGTTTGCGTGCACTTATGTTCAAAAGACGTTATATCTTTACTGATAATGTGCACCCAAGGAAGGGTATCCTGTCTTTCATACTGAGCGTAATTGCTGCTTTCGCGCTTGTATCATGCGTGAAGGCGGCTTTTGATGCCGGTGGACAGGCAGATATCAAGTATGGTGTAGCAGTATTCCTTGCATTTGGATATAGTATTGCAGGACTTGTACTTGGTATCCTTGCTATGAAGCAAAAAAAGATTTTCAAAATATTCCCGGCTCTGGGAATCATAATCAACACTCTTAATATACTAATAGTAGTCTTTTTGACAGTGATGGGATCTATTTGA
- the pyrE gene encoding orotate phosphoribosyltransferase, with translation MEKYKEEFINFMVDSNVLKFGDFTLKSGRKSPFFMNAGAYVTGTQLRKLGEFYARAIHETFGLEFDILFGPAYKGIPLAVSTCAAISQLYGRDIKYCSNRKEIKDHGDKGILLGSKIKNGDRVLIIEDVTTSGKSIEETYPIIQAQADDVDVVGLMVSLNREEKGLESDMSALDEIHEKYGFGTHAIVTMSDVVEYLYNRPIDGEVILTKDIKKKIDEYYKEYGAVKA, from the coding sequence ATGGAAAAGTACAAGGAAGAGTTTATTAATTTCATGGTGGACAGTAATGTCCTGAAATTTGGCGACTTCACACTTAAGAGTGGAAGAAAGTCTCCGTTCTTTATGAATGCCGGAGCATATGTAACAGGAACCCAGCTCAGAAAGCTTGGTGAGTTCTATGCAAGAGCTATTCATGAAACTTTCGGCCTTGAATTTGACATTTTATTCGGACCTGCTTACAAAGGAATTCCGCTTGCTGTATCAACCTGTGCAGCAATCAGTCAGCTCTATGGCAGAGATATCAAGTATTGTTCAAATCGTAAAGAAATAAAGGATCATGGTGATAAGGGAATCCTTCTTGGAAGTAAGATCAAGAACGGAGACCGCGTTCTTATTATCGAAGATGTAACTACATCAGGTAAGTCTATCGAAGAGACATATCCTATTATCCAGGCTCAGGCTGACGATGTTGATGTAGTTGGTCTTATGGTATCACTTAATCGTGAAGAAAAAGGTCTTGAATCTGACATGTCAGCACTTGACGAAATTCATGAAAAGTATGGTTTTGGTACACATGCTATCGTAACAATGTCTGATGTTGTTGAGTATCTTTACAACAGACCTATTGATGGCGAAGTGATCCTTACCAAAGATATTAAAAAGAAAATTGATGAGTACTATAAGGAATATGGTGCTGTCAAAGCATGA
- the purM gene encoding phosphoribosylformylglycinamidine cyclo-ligase: protein MNYKNAGVDIEAGYESVELMKKYVKQTTRPEVMGGIGGFSGAFDLAAIKDMENPVLLSGTDGVGTKIKLAFLMDKHDTVGIDCVAMCVNDVACAGGEPLFFLDYIACGKNYPEKIATIVKGVAEGCKMADCALVGGETAEHPGLMPEDEYDLAGFSVGVCEKKDLIDGSTIKAGDVLIGVASSGVHSNGFSLVRKVFDMTKESLDTYYDELGKTLGEALIEPTRIYVHMMKSVKNAGVKVKGCSHITGGGFYENVPRMLPEGKRAVIEKDSYEVPAIFKLMQKKGDIDDQMMYNTYNMGLGMVLCVDPADVDKTMEAVKASGETPYVVGRIEDGEKGVTLC, encoded by the coding sequence CTGAATTACAAGAACGCAGGCGTAGATATTGAGGCTGGATATGAGTCTGTAGAATTAATGAAAAAGTATGTTAAGCAGACAACACGTCCTGAGGTAATGGGAGGCATCGGAGGATTCTCCGGAGCATTTGATCTTGCAGCAATTAAGGACATGGAAAATCCGGTTCTTTTATCAGGAACAGATGGTGTTGGTACTAAGATCAAATTGGCATTCCTTATGGATAAGCATGATACTGTTGGTATCGACTGTGTTGCCATGTGTGTTAACGACGTTGCCTGTGCAGGCGGCGAGCCACTCTTTTTCCTTGATTATATTGCTTGTGGTAAGAACTATCCTGAGAAGATCGCTACTATCGTAAAGGGTGTTGCAGAAGGTTGTAAGATGGCTGACTGTGCACTTGTTGGTGGTGAGACAGCTGAACATCCAGGTCTTATGCCTGAGGATGAGTACGATCTTGCAGGTTTCTCTGTAGGTGTATGTGAGAAGAAAGATCTTATCGACGGAAGCACAATTAAAGCAGGTGATGTTCTCATCGGCGTTGCATCAAGCGGTGTTCACTCTAATGGATTCTCACTTGTTCGTAAGGTTTTTGATATGACTAAAGAAAGCCTTGATACTTACTATGATGAACTTGGAAAGACTCTTGGTGAAGCACTTATCGAGCCTACACGTATCTATGTTCACATGATGAAGTCTGTTAAGAATGCAGGCGTTAAGGTTAAGGGCTGCAGCCACATCACAGGCGGCGGTTTCTATGAAAATGTTCCACGTATGCTTCCTGAAGGTAAGAGAGCTGTTATCGAGAAGGATAGCTACGAAGTACCTGCAATCTTCAAGCTTATGCAGAAGAAGGGCGATATCGATGACCAGATGATGTACAACACATACAACATGGGTCTTGGTATGGTTCTGTGCGTAGATCCTGCAGATGTAGACAAGACTATGGAAGCTGTTAAGGCTTCAGGCGAGACACCTTATGTTGTAGGCAGAATCGAAGATGGCGAGAAGGGTGTAACATTATGCTGA
- a CDS encoding SH3 domain-containing protein, with translation MERKRGRIVALIVAFATVLTLVMGSAFIADAETVTYATVTASSAKVRSNTDTSSEVVGSLKSGDQVQILAEVTDANGQVWYKVNVVGGTGYVRGDLVAKGEPQEVDTSANNTADSTQVEDTSQTQTTTTDNTQATTADNTQTAQDLPDTQVTAMDSTSATVTTSKANVRSGAGTAYSVAGSVSAGDVVTVTGSANDSSGKQWYYITLSNGVQGFIRADLVQLGAAQTSEGGETTEGTGETTETGENTETQENPEGDTTQQEVPQEQTTGGNTIVATSSNDAYFVFIDQDGTYQLVKNKDGNAVKYSVEGVLAANDYVQKYGAKKGLSVLDIILIILVVVLAGAVIFLFIRLRNLLYYDDEGGNYEDDNMQYEDEPRPRKPGLFDRFKSRKNDGYDDGYDDGYPEDGYPEEYPEEGPLPEEEMPPVENSSTVRPERNSRPTPRKSRNFADDDDFEFEFLDLDNDNDGKRR, from the coding sequence ATGGAGAGAAAACGTGGGAGAATAGTGGCTTTAATAGTCGCATTTGCAACTGTCCTGACACTTGTTATGGGAAGTGCATTTATAGCTGATGCAGAGACAGTAACATATGCAACTGTTACAGCTTCATCAGCTAAGGTTCGTTCTAACACTGATACGTCTAGCGAAGTAGTTGGAAGTCTTAAGAGCGGAGATCAGGTTCAGATCCTTGCTGAAGTAACAGATGCCAATGGACAGGTTTGGTACAAGGTTAATGTAGTTGGCGGCACTGGTTATGTAAGAGGAGACCTTGTTGCTAAGGGAGAACCTCAGGAAGTTGATACATCTGCAAATAATACTGCAGATTCTACACAGGTTGAAGATACTTCACAGACTCAGACCACAACAACAGATAATACACAGGCTACAACAGCTGATAACACACAGACAGCTCAGGATCTTCCTGATACTCAGGTTACAGCTATGGATTCTACATCAGCTACTGTTACAACCAGCAAAGCTAATGTACGTTCAGGTGCCGGCACAGCTTATTCTGTTGCAGGAAGTGTTTCAGCTGGTGATGTAGTAACAGTTACCGGTTCAGCTAATGATTCATCAGGCAAGCAGTGGTATTACATTACTCTTTCAAATGGAGTTCAGGGATTTATTCGTGCAGACCTTGTACAGCTTGGTGCAGCTCAGACATCTGAAGGTGGAGAGACTACTGAGGGAACCGGCGAAACTACTGAGACTGGTGAAAACACAGAGACTCAGGAAAACCCTGAAGGTGATACAACTCAGCAGGAAGTGCCTCAGGAGCAGACTACTGGTGGTAATACTATAGTTGCAACCTCATCAAATGATGCTTATTTTGTATTTATCGACCAGGATGGAACATATCAGCTTGTTAAGAATAAAGATGGCAATGCTGTAAAATACAGTGTTGAAGGCGTTCTTGCAGCTAATGATTATGTTCAGAAATATGGTGCTAAAAAAGGATTAAGCGTTCTTGATATTATCCTTATAATTCTTGTAGTTGTACTTGCAGGAGCAGTTATCTTCCTGTTTATCAGACTCAGAAACCTTCTTTACTATGATGATGAAGGCGGCAATTATGAGGATGATAACATGCAGTACGAGGATGAACCAAGACCTCGTAAGCCAGGACTTTTTGACAGATTTAAGTCAAGAAAAAATGATGGATACGATGATGGTTATGATGACGGATATCCAGAAGATGGTTATCCGGAAGAATATCCCGAGGAAGGACCTCTTCCTGAGGAAGAAATGCCACCGGTTGAAAACAGTTCTACTGTAAGACCTGAGAGAAATTCAAGACCTACACCTCGTAAATCCAGAAATTTTGCTGATGACGATGATTTTGAGTTTGAATTCCTTGATCTCGATAATGATAATGATGGGAAGAGACGCTAA
- a CDS encoding GntR family transcriptional regulator, whose amino-acid sequence MMIEIDFNSDDAIYLQLCNQIILGIATSQFREGEQLPSVRTLAETIGINMHTVNKAYSILQQEGFVKIDRRKGAVIAVDIDKLQALEEARQGLEVVLARALCKNISRNEIHNLIDQIYDDYSGI is encoded by the coding sequence ATGATGATAGAAATCGATTTTAACAGTGATGATGCCATTTACCTGCAATTGTGTAATCAGATAATACTTGGAATAGCTACTTCACAGTTCCGTGAAGGAGAGCAGCTTCCAAGTGTCAGGACATTGGCAGAAACCATTGGTATTAATATGCATACGGTCAATAAAGCTTATTCTATCTTGCAACAGGAGGGATTTGTAAAGATTGACCGAAGAAAAGGTGCCGTTATCGCAGTAGATATCGATAAGCTGCAGGCGCTTGAAGAGGCAAGACAAGGGCTTGAAGTCGTTCTGGCAAGGGCTCTTTGTAAGAATATTTCTAGAAATGAGATCCATAATCTTATAGATCAGATTTACGATGATTACAGCGGAATCTGA